One segment of Salvelinus alpinus chromosome 1, SLU_Salpinus.1, whole genome shotgun sequence DNA contains the following:
- the LOC139578956 gene encoding stAR-related lipid transfer protein 3-like isoform X2: protein MPGGVDYGEFGGSLPAIASLNASYSTTVSLPSPHYLVVPPGEKKVISDVRRTFCLFVTFDLLFISLLWIIELNLLALFRFLCLQLGYAALRLRHWWVIAITTLVTSSFLVAKVILSNLLSQNAFGYVLPITSFVVAWLETWFLDFKVLSIEAGDERAYLAAVNAASERASMIYPRAVSEGQFYSPPESLAGSEEDLDEEGLGRRAVSPQEKELVRQGKEAMAVVEQILAQEENWKFEKNNDAGDSVYTLEIPFHGKTFILKAFMQCPAELVYQEVILQPEKMAQWNKTVSGCQILQRVDDNTLVSYDISSGAAGGVVSARDFVNVRRVERKRDCYVSAGMATDHGAKPPHSRYVRGENGPGGFVVLKSSSNPSVCTFIWVLNTDLKGRLPRYLIHQSLAATMFEFMAHLRQRITDLRSTR, encoded by the exons TGCCCCCTGGGGAGAAGAAGGTCATCTCGGACGTCCGTCGCACCTTTTGCCTCTTTGTCACCTTTGACCTCCTCTTCATCTCCCTGCTGTGGATCATCGAGCTCAAT CTCCTTGCCTTGTTTCGTTTCCTGTGTCTCCAGTTGGGCTATGCTGCTCTGCGTCTGAGGCACTGGTGGGTGATTGCG ATCACCACTCTAGTGACCAGCTCCTTCCTTGTAGCCAAAGTCATTCTCTCCAAT CTGCTATCCCAGAATGCCTTTGGCTATGTGTTACCCATCACATCCTTTGTGGTGGCGTGGCTGGAGACGTGGTTCCTGGACTTCAAGGTGCTCTCCATAGAGGCTGGTGATGAGAGAG CCTACCTAGCAGCAGTGAACGCAGCGTCGGAGCGAGCTTCCATGATCTACCCACGCGCTGTGTCTGAAGGACAGTTCTACTCTCCACCTGAATCCCTCGCAG GGTCTGAGGAGGACCTGGATGAGGAGGGGCTGGGTCGCAGGGCAGTCTCCCCCCAGGAGAAGGAGCTGGTGAGGCAGGGTAAAGAGGCCATGGCCGTGGTGGAACAGATCCTGGCCCAGGAGGAGAACTGGAAGTTTGAGAAGAACAAT GACGCGGGGGATTCTGTGTACACACTGGAGATCCCCTTCCATGGAAAGACCTTCATTCTCAAG GCCTTCATGCAGTGTCCAGCAGAGCTGGTGTACCAGGAGGTGATCTTACAGCCAGAGAAGATGGCCCAGTGGAACAAAACCGTTTCTGGCTGCCAG ATCCTCCAGAGGGTGGATGACAACACCCTGGTGTCGTACGATATCTCTTCCGGAGCAGCGGGGGGGGTAGTGTCTGCCAG GGACTTTGTGAATGTGAGGCGGGTGGAACGCAAACGAGACTGCTACGTCTCTGCTGGCATGGCAACCGACCATGGCGCCAAGCCTCCGCACAGTCGCTATGTCAG aGGTGAGAATGGTCCAGGAGGGTTTGTGGTCCTGAAGTCCAGCAGTAACCCCTCGGTTTGTACCTTTATCTGGGTGCTCAACACAGACCTCAAG GGTCGACTGCCCCGCTACCTTATCCACCAGAGTCTGGCTGCCACCATGTTTGAGTTTATGGCCCATCTACGCCAGCGCATCACTGACCTACGGTCCACTCGCTAG
- the LOC139578956 gene encoding stAR-related lipid transfer protein 3-like isoform X1 codes for MPGGVDYGEFGGSLPAIASLNASYSTTVSLPSPHYLVVPPGEKKVISDVRRTFCLFVTFDLLFISLLWIIELNINNSIWQSLELEVVKYNFQSSFFDIFLLALFRFLCLQLGYAALRLRHWWVIAITTLVTSSFLVAKVILSNLLSQNAFGYVLPITSFVVAWLETWFLDFKVLSIEAGDERAYLAAVNAASERASMIYPRAVSEGQFYSPPESLAGSEEDLDEEGLGRRAVSPQEKELVRQGKEAMAVVEQILAQEENWKFEKNNDAGDSVYTLEIPFHGKTFILKAFMQCPAELVYQEVILQPEKMAQWNKTVSGCQILQRVDDNTLVSYDISSGAAGGVVSARDFVNVRRVERKRDCYVSAGMATDHGAKPPHSRYVRGENGPGGFVVLKSSSNPSVCTFIWVLNTDLKGRLPRYLIHQSLAATMFEFMAHLRQRITDLRSTR; via the exons TGCCCCCTGGGGAGAAGAAGGTCATCTCGGACGTCCGTCGCACCTTTTGCCTCTTTGTCACCTTTGACCTCCTCTTCATCTCCCTGCTGTGGATCATCGAGCTCAAT ATCAATAACTCCATTTGGCAGAGCCTTGAGCTGGAGGTTGTCAAGTACAACTTTCAGTCCTCCTTCTTTGACATCTTT CTCCTTGCCTTGTTTCGTTTCCTGTGTCTCCAGTTGGGCTATGCTGCTCTGCGTCTGAGGCACTGGTGGGTGATTGCG ATCACCACTCTAGTGACCAGCTCCTTCCTTGTAGCCAAAGTCATTCTCTCCAAT CTGCTATCCCAGAATGCCTTTGGCTATGTGTTACCCATCACATCCTTTGTGGTGGCGTGGCTGGAGACGTGGTTCCTGGACTTCAAGGTGCTCTCCATAGAGGCTGGTGATGAGAGAG CCTACCTAGCAGCAGTGAACGCAGCGTCGGAGCGAGCTTCCATGATCTACCCACGCGCTGTGTCTGAAGGACAGTTCTACTCTCCACCTGAATCCCTCGCAG GGTCTGAGGAGGACCTGGATGAGGAGGGGCTGGGTCGCAGGGCAGTCTCCCCCCAGGAGAAGGAGCTGGTGAGGCAGGGTAAAGAGGCCATGGCCGTGGTGGAACAGATCCTGGCCCAGGAGGAGAACTGGAAGTTTGAGAAGAACAAT GACGCGGGGGATTCTGTGTACACACTGGAGATCCCCTTCCATGGAAAGACCTTCATTCTCAAG GCCTTCATGCAGTGTCCAGCAGAGCTGGTGTACCAGGAGGTGATCTTACAGCCAGAGAAGATGGCCCAGTGGAACAAAACCGTTTCTGGCTGCCAG ATCCTCCAGAGGGTGGATGACAACACCCTGGTGTCGTACGATATCTCTTCCGGAGCAGCGGGGGGGGTAGTGTCTGCCAG GGACTTTGTGAATGTGAGGCGGGTGGAACGCAAACGAGACTGCTACGTCTCTGCTGGCATGGCAACCGACCATGGCGCCAAGCCTCCGCACAGTCGCTATGTCAG aGGTGAGAATGGTCCAGGAGGGTTTGTGGTCCTGAAGTCCAGCAGTAACCCCTCGGTTTGTACCTTTATCTGGGTGCTCAACACAGACCTCAAG GGTCGACTGCCCCGCTACCTTATCCACCAGAGTCTGGCTGCCACCATGTTTGAGTTTATGGCCCATCTACGCCAGCGCATCACTGACCTACGGTCCACTCGCTAG